In Candidatus Manganitrophus morganii, the genomic window GATCGGATCCTCTGTCGCTCGGTAGCCGGCGGTATCAGTGATTCGAAGGGGAAGGCCTTCGATGTGAACGGTCTCCTGAAGAATATCCCTTGTCGTGCCGGGGAGAGGGGTCACAATCGCCCGATCTTCCTCCAGGAGAAGATTCATCAGGCTCGATTTTCCGACGTTGGGCCGCCCAATGATGACGGCGGTCAATCCCTCCCTGATTTTCCGGCCCTCTGTATACCCTGCCAAGAGGCGCTCCACCTCTTCTGAAACAGACCCGATCTGCTTGCTCATCTCCGAATCGGTCCAGAAGCGGATTCCCTCTTCCGAAAAATCAATCGAAGCCTCGATATGAGCGAGAATCTGGAGCAAATGTTCTCGTAAGAGCTCAACTTGACGGGATAAACTCCCCTTTAACTGGTTGAGCGCCCATCCATGATGGTCCCAATTCTCCGCAGTGATCACCTCCATCACCGCTTCCGCTTGGACAAGGTCAATTCTTCCTAATAAGAATGCCCTGCGTGTAAATTCTCCAGGGGCGGCCAGCCTTGCACCCTGCATCACAAGAAGGGAGAGTATTTTTTCAAGGATGAGCGGACTGCCGTGGGTCTGGATTTCGACAACATCTTCGCCGGTATAGGTCCGCGGCGCTTTCATGACCAAGAAGAGAGCTTCGTCGACAATTTCCAGACTGTTTGGATCGATGACGTGACCGTAGTGCGCGGTGTGGCTTTGAACTTTCGCGAGCTCGCCGGAACCCTTGAAAAGAGACTGGACGACTTGGAATGCTTTGGTGCCGCTCACCCGCACGACACCAATGCCCGCCAATCCGATCGCGGTAGAAATAGCGCAGATGGTATCGTCCTGCCCCGCTTGCCGTCGCATTCGTCTTCCTGTTACGTCGTTCCCGCTTTGGGAATCGCCAGCCCTTCCCGGTTCATAAGGTATTGCTGTCCGATCGTCAGGATGTTATTGACGAGCCAATAGAGGACCAAGCCCGACGGGAAATTGAGGAAGAAGAAGGTGTAAATCACAGGGAGGAAGAGCATGATCTTTGCCTGCATCGGGTCCATTGTTGTCGGCTGCGTCCATTGCTGGAAAAACATGCTGATCCCCATAATCACAGGCAATACGTAAAAGGGGTCTTTATCGGAAAGGTCTTGAATCCAGAACATGAATGGGGCTTGCCGCAGGTCAATCGTTGTATAAAGGACATTAAATAAGGCAATAAAAACAGGTATTTGTGCCAACATCGGCAGACAACCGCCGAAGGGGTTGATCTGGTGCTCTTTGTAAAGGTTCATCAGCTCCCGATTCATCTTTTCACGATCGCCCGCATACTTCTTCCGAAGGGCCGCTACTTTTGGCTGGATCGCCGCCATATCTTTCATCGACGCAAGACTCTTTCGGGTGATGGGGAAGAAGAGGACCTTCACGAGGACTGTAACGAGAATAATGGCCACCCCGTAGTTGTGGGTGAATTGGTAGAAGAATCGAAGGATAAAATAGATCGGCTTTGCCACAAAACGAACGGGGGCCCAGCTCCCCATCATAAACCAGCCAAAGTCGATGCTTTCTTGTAGACCGGCGCCGATCTGCGCCAGTCGATCGTATTCTTTCGGACCGGCATAGATCCCAAATTGTTTTTGACCGGCCTGCTCTGCCGGAATCTTCAGGTCGACCCGAATCTGCTGCGCCCCTTCCTTTTCCACTGTGACCGCGCTCGTCTGCCCGACTTCCTTTGGAATCAAGGCACTGATGAAGTATTTATCCTGCAGCCCCGTCCATAAAACCTCCCCTTCGTGAGCCACCGTCCCGTTTACATCCGACTCCGCATCCTTGATCAATTCACTATTGACGTAGGTCGCCGCGCCGATGCTCCCGCCAAACTCCACCGCCCAATTATTGATTCCGAAGTTCGTTCCGAGCGAGATCTTGTAGCCTTCTGGATAGCCTTCTGTCGCAATCCGGGTGTCGACCAAATAGTGATCATTGTGGAAAGTTAGCTCTTTCGTGATTTTCCGGCCATCCGGGCCGACCGTAGTGAGGGTCACCACCTCCATCGGCTTCTCCGGGCTGAGTTGGACAGTCTTTTCATCGAGGCTGTATAGCTGCTTCGATCCATTCGGCTCCTCTTGGGTGAAAACGGTCAAGGGAAAGGTTTTCACATCGTCTTGAAGGAGCTCGATCGGAACCGCTTCTCCCGTCTCCGATTTTTTGGTGTACTTTTTAAGTTGCCATTCTTTAATCGTCCCCCCGATGTTCGACAGGACGATACGGTAGAGATCGCTCTCGATCACTTTTACTTTTGCGTTCTTTTCCTCCACAACAGGCCCCCCAACCGAAACACTTTCTTGCGGTGGGGAAGATGGGGTGCTTTTTGGTGTCGCTTCCGTCGGTGCTTGCGTTACCTCAGGAGTCTCCGGAGCGGGGCCGACCATCCGTTCCATGAAGAACGGATAAGCAAAAATGATCGCGAGAGATAAAATTAAAAAAACAATAAGACGTTTTTCCATCACTTATCTGAATTCCTCTAAATTAAAAAAATTATTTTACCGGATCGTAACCGCCCGAGCAGAAGGGGTGGCACCGAATAAGGCGTTTAATGGTCAGGATGATCCCACGGAAAAACCCATGACGCTTGACCGCCTCAATGGAATAGGACGAACAGGTCGGGTAAAACCGACATGCAGGCGGAAGCAAAGGGGATATAATGCTTTGATAGAAACGAACAATAAAAATATAGATTAAGGCCATTTATTCTGGGGGTTTCAGAAAAAAAGCTTTGATTTGGTCGGCTACCTGATTTAAATTAAGGAGTTTCGATCCGACCCTGGGAATCACAACTAATTTGTGACCGCGGAGTGAAACTTTTTGGCGCCGGAGGGCCTCACGATAGACTCGTTTGATACGATTGCGCTCCACCGCCGATCCGAGCTTCTTACGAACATGGATAGCATAGAGTAGATCGGGAAACGGATCTTCCAAAGAAAAAATAACAAAGGAGGGAGAGATAAACTTTCTCCCTTCTGCAAAGACTCTTTGAACCTCTTCTTTCCGGGTCAGGCGCTTTAACTTGACGCTAGGCGTTTGTAAGGCGCTTCCGTCCTTTAGCACGCCGATTTTTAATAACTCTTCTACCATTGGCAGTCGACATCCTCTTCAAAAAACCGTGTGTGCGACTTCTTCTCAGTTTGCTCGGCTGGCGGTAGGTGACCGACATAAATTCTCCTTCACATTGTGAATACGAAAATGTATATCTTCCTAAATTTCGGTGTTATTGTCAAGACTAAACTCGTTTTAAGTTTTGGAACCGAAAAATAAAGAGAGAAGTAGTAGTAAGTGGAGGGAAATCCTTGATAAGAGGACAAGGCCCTTTTTTTAAAAGAAGAAAAGCCGGGGATACCGTTGTGGACAGGCTGGTTCATCCGATTAATCTCTTGATTCATTTTAGGCGATTTGATATATTAGAACAGCATTTTTGTCGGAATCTGTTCCTCGGCAGTTAGGTTCTTCACAGGGTAATTTCCAAGATACTGATTTACCTCGTAAACAAACTATTAACAACTGTTGATAAGATTGTGTGTAACTCCAGGAAAGTCGGATGCAGTTGGACCAGATCTGGAAGCAACTCCTTGTTCAGCTGGAGCCTCACATTAACAGGCAGAGCTTTGAGACATGGCTGAAACCGACCTCCTTGGTTTCAATTTCCGGAAAGGATGTCCATGTTGCTGTGCCGAATCGTTTCTTCGGGGAGTGGATTAAGGAACATTACTACCCCCAGATGCAGGAGGCACTCGAAAAGGAATTAGCGGAGGAGGGGCTACGTATTCATTTCGTGGTCGATGAGAAGGGAGAGGCCGCCGGATCTCCTGAACGCGAGAGACGAAAAGGAAACCTCAACCCGCGTTACACTTTTGATTCGTTCGTCGTCGGATCGAGTAATCAGTTCGCCCATGCCGCTTCCCGAAAGGTCGCGGAACGGCCGGGCACCTCATACAATCCGCTCTTTCTCTACGGCGGGGTTGGACTTGGCAAGACCCATCTTCTGAGCGCCATCGGTAATTTCATCTCCACGCGCGACCCTCATCTCCGTATCGCCTATCTTTCCTCAGAACAGTTTACGAACGATGTGATCAACTCGATCCGATATGACAAGATGATTGAGTTTCGAAACAAGTACCGGAATGTCGACGCCCTCCTGATCGACGACATCCAGTTTATCTCCGGGAAGGAGCGGACCCAGGAGGAGTTTTTCCACACATTCAATACACTTTATGAGGCAAATAAGCAGGTGGTTATCTCGAGCGATCGCTCGGCCAAAGAGATGTCCGACATCGAAGAGCGTCTCCGTTCTCGGTTTGAAATGGGATTGATCGCCGATATCCAGCCCCCCGATCTGGAGACGAAGATCGTGATTCTCCGGCGGAAGGCGGAGGTGGAGGGAATCCCCCTGCCGAATGATGTCGCGCTCCTCCTTGCGACCCATATCAAAACAAACATTCGAGAATTGGAGGGGGCGCTGATTCGGCTCGGCGCGTTCAGCTCGCTGACGGGGCAGGAGATCACTGTTGAAATGGCCAAGCGTGTCTTGCGCGACACCATCCAGGAAAAGAAAAGGGTTGTCACGATCGAGGATATCCAGCGGGCCGTGGCGGAACGGTTCCAGATCAAACTGGTCGAGCTCAAATCGAAGAAGCGAACCAAAAACCTGGTGTTTCCCAGGCAAATCTGCATGTTTCTTTGCAGGGAGCTGACCAGCCTCTCTTTTCCGGAGATCGGCAAACACTTTGGAGGAAAGGACCACTCCACCGTGATCCATGCCTGCAAACAGATTGAAAAAGGGATGGGAGAAGACTTCAATTTGAAAACCACACTCGACAGCTTGACCCAAAATTTGAAGGAGGAGTGAGAATGAAGATCAAGATCGAGCGAAAAGAGCTGCTCACCGGGATCCAACGCGTGCAAGGGGTGGTCGAAAAACGCAATACGATGCCGATCCTCTCTCATATCCTCATGGAAGCACAACGTGAGAAGATCGCTCTCTTCGCGACCGATCTGGAAATCGGGATCCAGGGGGCCTACCCCGCAGAGATTCTGGAGCCGGGACGCCTCACTTTTTCGGCGCGGAAGCTCTTCGAGATCATCCGCGAGTTTCCGGAGGGAAAGGTGGAAATTACCGGTGAGGCGAACAACTGGGTCACCATTCAATCGGGGAAGAGCCATTTCCGGATCGTGGGACTCCCGCCGGAGGAATTTCCGACCCCGCCGGCTTCGGACGCGGAGAGCAAGCTCCCGATCGATGCGGCTGCCTTGTCCGACCTGATTCGACGGACCTTGTATGCCTCCGGGGAGAACGACGCCCGGTATATCCTCAACGGCGTCTTGGTTCAGCTGCAGGAGGCGGGGGGGAAGAAAAAGTTGATCCGCTTCGTCGCCACCGACGGGCACCGGCTCTCTTTGGCGGAGGCGCCGATCACCATCGACGCCGGTTCTCTCCCCGAACAGAACATTATCGTCCCGAAAAAGGCGATCTTGGAGATCAAGAAAGCGCTCGATGAAGGGGGAGACGATGGAGCGCCGGAGTTGGCGATCGGGAAGAACCAGTTGGTCTTTCGACGCGGCGCCTTCGTCTTGACCTCCCGCCTGATGGAAGGGAACTACCCGAATTACCGGCAGGTCATTCCGACCGGAAACGACAAGAAGGTCTCGGTCAGCCGGGGGGGGCTCGAAGGGGGACTTCGCCGGGTCTCTCTTCTCGCCCGGGAGAAGACCAATGCGGTGAAGTTTACCCTCGAGAGCGGCCGGATCCTCCTCAACTCTAACAACCCGGAGATGGGAGAGGCGAACGAAGAGGTTGCCGCCTCCTTTGCGGGCGAGGGTTTCAGCACCGGATTTAATGCGCGGTATCTCCTCGATGCCTTGTCGGTGTTGGAGGGGGAAGAGGCGACGCTGGAATTCAAAGATTCTCTCTCCCCCTGCCTGATCAAAGAGGAAGGGAAAGGGTTCCTGGCGGTGGTGATGCCGATGCGCGTGTAATCGTCCACTCCGGACGGATTAAGATAAACAGGTTTCTGAGGAATAGAAAGAGAGTATGGCAGAAGAAATCAAGCAGTCACAATATGATGCGGGGAAGATCAAAATCCTCGAGGGCCTCGAAGCGGTTCGGAAGCGTCCGGCGATGTACATCGGAAGCACCGGGCCCGACGGGCTGCACCACCTGGTCTATGAAGTGGTCGACAACTCGGTCGACGAGGCGATGGCCGGCTACTGCACCGAGATCGAAGTGATCATCCACATCGACAATTCGGTCACCGTGATCGACAACGGTCGCGGGATTCCGACCAACATGCATCCCGACAAAAAGGTCTCCGCCGCCGAAGTGGCCCTTACCGTCCTGCACGCGGGGAGCAAGTTCGACAATGAGACCTATAAGGTCTCCGGCGGGTTGCACGGCGTCGGGGTCTCCGTCGTCAATGCACTTTCAGAGTGGCTGGAGCTGGAGATCAAGCAGGACGGATCGGTCTTCCAACAGCGCTACGAGCGGGGGAAGCCGCAGGCCCCTTTGAAGACCACCGGCAAAACCAAAAAGCGCGGCACCCAGATCACCTTCAAGCCCGACGGGCAGATCTTCGAGCAGACAGAGTACTCCTATGATGTTCTGACGACGCGGCTTCGGGAACTCGCCTTTCTCAACAAGGGGCTGCTGATCTCGCTGGAAGATGAGCGGACCGAGAAGAAACAGGAGTTCTGCTACAAGGGGGGAATCCTCTCGTTCGTCGAGATGCTCAACGAAAGCAAGACCCCGCTGCATAAGCCGATCTTCGTCGAGAAGGAGAAGAACGGCATCATGCTTGAGCTGGCGGTCCAGTACAACGACAGCTATTCGGAAAATCTCTTCTCCTTCGCCAATAACATCAATACGAAAGAAGGGGGAACCCATCTGGTCGGCTTCAAATCGGCGTTGACTCGAACGGTGAACAGCTACGGCTCGGCCAATAACCAGTTGAAGAACGGGGAGACCGTCAGCGGCGATGATGTCCGGGAGGGATTGACCGCCGTCATCTCGGTGAAGCTGCCGAACCCGCAGTTCGAGGGACAGACGAAGACGAAACTCGGGAACTCCGAGGTGAAGGGGATCGTCGAAGGGGCGGTCAACGAGGCGCTCGGGGAGTACTTTGAAGAGAACCCGCCCGTCGCAAAAAAGATCATCGACAAAGCGCTGAACGCCGCGCGGGCCCGCGAGGCGGCACGGAAGGCGAAGGAGCTGATCCGGAGAAAAAACGCGCTCGACGGCGGCTCCCTTCCGGGAAAACTCGCCGACTGCTCCCAGAAAGATCCCGCCCTCAGCGAGATCTACCTGGTGGAGGGAGACTCAGCGGGCGGCTCGGCCAAACAGGGGCGCGATCGCCGTTTCCAGGCGATCCTTCCGTTGAAGGGAAAGATCCTCAACGTCGAACGGGCGCGGTTCGATAAGATGATCTCCTCGGAGGAGATCCGGCTGTTGATTACCGCTCTGGGAACCGGCATCGGAATCGATGATTTCGATATCGCCAAGGCCCGCTACCATCGGGTCATCATCATGACCGACGCCGATGTCGACGGGGCGCACATCCGGACCCTCCTCCTCACCTTCTTCTATCGCCAGATGGTCCAGATGATCGAGAAGGGGTATATCTACATCGCCCAGCCGCCGCTTTTCAAGGTGAAGCGGGGGAAGACCGAGCGTTACCTCAAGGACGAAGCGGCGCTCCGCGAGTATTTGATCGGAATGGCGGGCGATGAGGTCCAGATCTATCAAGAAGGATCGAAGGAGTGGGCCTCCGGGGCGAAGGTGAAGGGGCTGCTCAAAAAGCTTGCCTCTTATGAAGCGATTATCGATCACT contains:
- the dnaN gene encoding DNA polymerase III subunit beta produces the protein MKIKIERKELLTGIQRVQGVVEKRNTMPILSHILMEAQREKIALFATDLEIGIQGAYPAEILEPGRLTFSARKLFEIIREFPEGKVEITGEANNWVTIQSGKSHFRIVGLPPEEFPTPPASDAESKLPIDAAALSDLIRRTLYASGENDARYILNGVLVQLQEAGGKKKLIRFVATDGHRLSLAEAPITIDAGSLPEQNIIVPKKAILEIKKALDEGGDDGAPELAIGKNQLVFRRGAFVLTSRLMEGNYPNYRQVIPTGNDKKVSVSRGGLEGGLRRVSLLAREKTNAVKFTLESGRILLNSNNPEMGEANEEVAASFAGEGFSTGFNARYLLDALSVLEGEEATLEFKDSLSPCLIKEEGKGFLAVVMPMRV
- the mnmE gene encoding tRNA uridine-5-carboxymethylaminomethyl(34) synthesis GTPase MnmE: MRRQAGQDDTICAISTAIGLAGIGVVRVSGTKAFQVVQSLFKGSGELAKVQSHTAHYGHVIDPNSLEIVDEALFLVMKAPRTYTGEDVVEIQTHGSPLILEKILSLLVMQGARLAAPGEFTRRAFLLGRIDLVQAEAVMEVITAENWDHHGWALNQLKGSLSRQVELLREHLLQILAHIEASIDFSEEGIRFWTDSEMSKQIGSVSEEVERLLAGYTEGRKIREGLTAVIIGRPNVGKSSLMNLLLEEDRAIVTPLPGTTRDILQETVHIEGLPLRITDTAGYRATEDPIEAEGVRRGEEAVEKADLILWMLDSSEPLQIEDDVLARRLKGKRKIILLNKSDLPARLDHSRIRTEHPQEVILPFSTVTGSGLGDLKREIKQLLRKQPEKEQPLVALLRHRTALEAASKSLHRAIKAVEENASWEFLAADLREGADSLGEVIGETTTDEILDQIFNNFCIGK
- the dnaA gene encoding chromosomal replication initiator protein DnaA, with translation MQLDQIWKQLLVQLEPHINRQSFETWLKPTSLVSISGKDVHVAVPNRFFGEWIKEHYYPQMQEALEKELAEEGLRIHFVVDEKGEAAGSPERERRKGNLNPRYTFDSFVVGSSNQFAHAASRKVAERPGTSYNPLFLYGGVGLGKTHLLSAIGNFISTRDPHLRIAYLSSEQFTNDVINSIRYDKMIEFRNKYRNVDALLIDDIQFISGKERTQEEFFHTFNTLYEANKQVVISSDRSAKEMSDIEERLRSRFEMGLIADIQPPDLETKIVILRRKAEVEGIPLPNDVALLLATHIKTNIRELEGALIRLGAFSSLTGQEITVEMAKRVLRDTIQEKKRVVTIEDIQRAVAERFQIKLVELKSKKRTKNLVFPRQICMFLCRELTSLSFPEIGKHFGGKDHSTVIHACKQIEKGMGEDFNLKTTLDSLTQNLKEE
- the gyrB gene encoding DNA topoisomerase (ATP-hydrolyzing) subunit B, translating into MAEEIKQSQYDAGKIKILEGLEAVRKRPAMYIGSTGPDGLHHLVYEVVDNSVDEAMAGYCTEIEVIIHIDNSVTVIDNGRGIPTNMHPDKKVSAAEVALTVLHAGSKFDNETYKVSGGLHGVGVSVVNALSEWLELEIKQDGSVFQQRYERGKPQAPLKTTGKTKKRGTQITFKPDGQIFEQTEYSYDVLTTRLRELAFLNKGLLISLEDERTEKKQEFCYKGGILSFVEMLNESKTPLHKPIFVEKEKNGIMLELAVQYNDSYSENLFSFANNINTKEGGTHLVGFKSALTRTVNSYGSANNQLKNGETVSGDDVREGLTAVISVKLPNPQFEGQTKTKLGNSEVKGIVEGAVNEALGEYFEENPPVAKKIIDKALNAARAREAARKAKELIRRKNALDGGSLPGKLADCSQKDPALSEIYLVEGDSAGGSAKQGRDRRFQAILPLKGKILNVERARFDKMISSEEIRLLITALGTGIGIDDFDIAKARYHRVIIMTDADVDGAHIRTLLLTFFYRQMVQMIEKGYIYIAQPPLFKVKRGKTERYLKDEAALREYLIGMAGDEVQIYQEGSKEWASGAKVKGLLKKLASYEAIIDHFARKQIDAEVVRALTQHEELQPELLRDRKRLDALLETAKGYWTKYYPTYVIHSSIGQDEEHVSHRVEIQIQKNGAPHLVKIDEALIGSPEFRELKNLSPLRLGLGKPPYRVTDSDGEKEYPTAAGIIQHVLERGKKGLSIQRYKGLGEMNPDQLWETTMNPESRILLQVQLEDTVEAERVFSVLMGDEVEPRRNFIQQHASEVKNLDI
- the rpmH gene encoding 50S ribosomal protein L34, with the protein product MSVTYRQPSKLRRSRTHGFLKRMSTANGRRVIKNRRAKGRKRLTNA
- the rnpA gene encoding ribonuclease P protein component — its product is MVEELLKIGVLKDGSALQTPSVKLKRLTRKEEVQRVFAEGRKFISPSFVIFSLEDPFPDLLYAIHVRKKLGSAVERNRIKRVYREALRRQKVSLRGHKLVVIPRVGSKLLNLNQVADQIKAFFLKPPE
- the yidC gene encoding membrane protein insertase YidC, with product MERMVGPAPETPEVTQAPTEATPKSTPSSPPQESVSVGGPVVEEKNAKVKVIESDLYRIVLSNIGGTIKEWQLKKYTKKSETGEAVPIELLQDDVKTFPLTVFTQEEPNGSKQLYSLDEKTVQLSPEKPMEVVTLTTVGPDGRKITKELTFHNDHYLVDTRIATEGYPEGYKISLGTNFGINNWAVEFGGSIGAATYVNSELIKDAESDVNGTVAHEGEVLWTGLQDKYFISALIPKEVGQTSAVTVEKEGAQQIRVDLKIPAEQAGQKQFGIYAGPKEYDRLAQIGAGLQESIDFGWFMMGSWAPVRFVAKPIYFILRFFYQFTHNYGVAIILVTVLVKVLFFPITRKSLASMKDMAAIQPKVAALRKKYAGDREKMNRELMNLYKEHQINPFGGCLPMLAQIPVFIALFNVLYTTIDLRQAPFMFWIQDLSDKDPFYVLPVIMGISMFFQQWTQPTTMDPMQAKIMLFLPVIYTFFFLNFPSGLVLYWLVNNILTIGQQYLMNREGLAIPKAGTT
- the yidD gene encoding membrane protein insertion efficiency factor YidD, which produces MALIYIFIVRFYQSIISPLLPPACRFYPTCSSYSIEAVKRHGFFRGIILTIKRLIRCHPFCSGGYDPVK